The following coding sequences lie in one Niabella agricola genomic window:
- a CDS encoding HEAT repeat domain-containing protein, which produces MAFYDLSKADRVLLVTKINGYLEKAVAGGRYENSLLYFNDPDTYIRKAAYLAVGRLYIARPELQASVLNTLEQLLPHKSFYVRQTVVNTAGEIGKKDFKVVQSFFDKGLFDAHHAVRNAVIGSLKKMGEANPVPVLQWARQYLHHEDKEIRREICHGIELRGRKHPQDILPLLKELEFDKTTRVRNTLVHVLGQIAYKNGCLSIVLADLKTWKNTEVVAGALEEIIDVHDRYKDFAVLTQDEARRMVAAYFDQ; this is translated from the coding sequence ATGGCCTTTTATGATCTTTCAAAAGCAGACCGGGTCCTGCTGGTTACAAAAATCAATGGATATCTGGAAAAGGCTGTTGCCGGAGGCCGGTATGAAAACAGCCTGCTGTATTTTAATGATCCCGACACTTATATCCGCAAAGCGGCTTATCTGGCCGTTGGCCGTCTTTACATTGCAAGGCCGGAACTACAGGCCTCCGTTTTGAACACGCTGGAACAATTGTTACCACACAAAAGTTTCTATGTCCGCCAAACAGTGGTGAACACCGCCGGTGAGATCGGGAAAAAGGATTTTAAAGTAGTGCAGTCGTTTTTTGATAAAGGATTATTTGATGCGCACCACGCGGTAAGGAACGCGGTGATCGGATCCTTAAAAAAAATGGGCGAGGCAAACCCGGTGCCGGTGCTGCAATGGGCAAGGCAATACCTCCACCATGAAGATAAAGAGATTCGTCGTGAGATCTGCCATGGTATCGAGCTGCGCGGACGGAAACATCCCCAGGATATTCTGCCACTGTTAAAGGAACTGGAATTTGACAAAACGACCCGTGTCCGGAATACGCTGGTGCATGTACTGGGGCAGATTGCTTATAAAAACGGATGCCTGTCCATAGTGCTGGCCGACCTGAAAACCTGGAAGAACACGGAGGTGGTGGCGGGTGCACTGGAAGAGATCATTGACGTACACGACCGGTATAAAGATTTTGCCGTACTTACCCAGGATGAAGCAAGGAGGATGGTTGCCGCCTATTTTGATCAGTAG
- a CDS encoding alpha/beta hydrolase family protein: MRKVLFILTAALFTINMIHAQSIAGAWKGTLDVQGAKISLVFHIKNENEKLVTTMDSPEQGASGIPVDSTGFADNKLSLAMKTAGISYNGMLSGNTITGDFKQAGMTIPLILTKIVVTKPGDTTLPSSEAALEEIRAQDKGNYKYKVEDYFARPKSSQFQLSPGGKYLSYMEKDDAGKRHVYVKEIATGKVNRAIEEKDELIKGYGWINDERLVYAMDKGGNENYHIYAANVDGSNALDLTPFEGVQASIERILKDQKNYMIISMNKDNKQIFEPYKVNVVTGQLEKLYENKDVNNPIAGYDFDKDGHLRGFTKMFQGIKSQYFYKPSGAKDYELYFTNNWDDNFNILSFSYNPSNPDEAYVLTNLDSDKSRIILYDFKKKEKVKELFANKDYDAGGLGLSRKRNYEIDYYSYEGEKEEVIPVSELFKKMSANLKKEFRAYQFVITGKTDDESKYLIYVTSDRLVGKYYIYDVASGKTSFLYDLMPQLKETDMAVMQPISFKSRDGKTIHGYITLPAPALRGEKVPLVVNPHGGPQGVRDSWGFNPEAQLFASRGYATLQVNFRISGGYGKDFLRAGFKQIGRKLMDDIEDGVQYVIKKGWADPAKKAIYGGSHGGYATLMGLVKTPDLFTCGVDYVGVSNIETFFSSFPEYWKPYKEMVKQIWYDLDNPEEAKIAKEVSPFYQLDKIKKPLLVVQGANDPRVNIHESDQIVKALRAKGFNVPYMVKYNEGHGFQREENRIGFYKTMLGFLAQYLK; this comes from the coding sequence ATGAGAAAAGTCCTGTTTATATTAACCGCAGCACTATTTACGATCAATATGATACATGCACAATCTATTGCAGGGGCCTGGAAAGGTACCCTGGATGTTCAGGGGGCAAAGATCTCCCTCGTCTTTCATATAAAAAATGAAAATGAGAAACTGGTAACCACCATGGATAGCCCGGAACAGGGTGCCAGTGGTATTCCGGTTGACAGCACCGGTTTTGCGGATAACAAACTGAGTCTTGCTATGAAAACCGCCGGCATCAGCTATAATGGTATGCTTAGCGGGAATACCATTACCGGCGATTTTAAACAGGCGGGAATGACCATTCCTTTGATACTTACAAAAATAGTGGTCACAAAACCCGGTGACACAACGCTGCCTTCATCTGAAGCTGCCTTAGAGGAGATCAGGGCGCAGGATAAAGGCAACTATAAGTATAAAGTGGAAGATTATTTCGCCCGGCCAAAATCATCCCAGTTCCAGCTTTCGCCCGGCGGCAAATACCTTTCTTATATGGAAAAGGATGATGCCGGGAAACGCCATGTATATGTGAAAGAAATTGCAACCGGCAAGGTGAACAGAGCCATTGAAGAAAAAGACGAGTTGATCAAAGGCTATGGCTGGATCAATGATGAGCGGCTGGTTTATGCGATGGATAAGGGCGGCAATGAAAACTATCATATTTATGCAGCCAATGTGGATGGCAGTAATGCATTGGATCTGACACCTTTTGAGGGGGTGCAGGCGAGCATCGAGCGGATCCTGAAAGATCAGAAGAATTACATGATCATTTCAATGAATAAGGATAACAAACAGATCTTTGAACCGTACAAGGTAAATGTTGTTACCGGTCAGCTGGAGAAATTATATGAGAACAAGGACGTAAACAATCCCATCGCCGGTTATGATTTTGATAAAGACGGTCATCTCCGGGGATTTACAAAAATGTTCCAGGGGATAAAATCGCAGTATTTTTATAAGCCCTCCGGTGCTAAAGACTATGAATTATATTTTACAAATAACTGGGATGATAATTTCAACATTCTTTCTTTTAGTTATAATCCGTCGAACCCTGATGAGGCCTATGTTTTAACCAATCTCGATTCAGATAAATCGCGCATTATCTTATACGATTTTAAAAAGAAGGAAAAAGTTAAGGAACTGTTTGCGAACAAGGATTATGATGCCGGTGGTCTGGGTCTTTCCCGTAAACGCAATTATGAGATCGACTATTATTCCTATGAAGGTGAAAAAGAAGAGGTGATCCCGGTAAGCGAGCTGTTTAAGAAAATGAGTGCCAACCTGAAAAAAGAATTCAGGGCGTACCAGTTCGTGATTACGGGTAAAACGGATGATGAAAGCAAATACCTGATATATGTGACGAGCGACCGGCTGGTTGGCAAATACTACATATATGATGTGGCATCTGGTAAAACCAGTTTTTTATATGACTTAATGCCGCAGCTGAAAGAGACGGATATGGCCGTCATGCAGCCTATTTCATTTAAAAGCCGGGATGGTAAAACGATCCATGGTTATATTACGCTTCCCGCTCCGGCCCTTCGTGGAGAGAAAGTGCCCCTGGTGGTAAATCCTCACGGAGGTCCGCAGGGCGTACGGGATAGCTGGGGATTTAACCCCGAAGCTCAGTTGTTTGCCAGCCGGGGTTATGCTACTTTACAGGTGAATTTCAGGATCAGCGGTGGTTATGGTAAAGACTTTTTAAGAGCCGGCTTTAAACAAATCGGGCGCAAGCTGATGGATGATATCGAAGATGGCGTACAATATGTAATTAAAAAAGGATGGGCAGATCCTGCTAAGAAAGCGATTTATGGGGGAAGTCATGGTGGGTATGCTACACTGATGGGATTGGTGAAAACGCCTGATCTGTTTACCTGCGGGGTGGATTATGTGGGCGTATCTAATATAGAAACCTTCTTTTCCTCTTTTCCCGAATACTGGAAGCCTTATAAAGAAATGGTAAAGCAGATTTGGTATGACCTGGATAATCCCGAAGAAGCAAAGATCGCGAAAGAAGTTTCGCCCTTTTACCAGCTGGATAAAATTAAAAAGCCGTTGCTGGTGGTGCAGGGAGCAAATGACCCGAGGGTAAATATTCACGAGTCGGACCAGATCGTTAAAGCCCTGCGCGCTAAGGGCTTTAACGTGCCGTATATGGTAAAATATAATGAAGGGCACGGATTCCAACGGGAAGAGAACCGGATCGGATTTTATAAAACGATGCTTGGGTTTTTAGCGCAATACTTAAAATAA